One window from the genome of Atribacterota bacterium encodes:
- a CDS encoding hydrogenase 3 maturation endopeptidase HyCI, whose protein sequence is MDDRVKEVLRPTRGQKTVLVAVGNSLRRDDGVGVYIGERVKKYDSPFYSVVLAGFTPERVFDEILQENPAKVIFIDAASFGGRPGEVRVLKEGEVVATTLSTHTFPLPVIARIVAEETGCPVFFVGIQPQDVSFGEGLTEAVYEAAQAILNYFEEVIQSA, encoded by the coding sequence TTGGACGATAGGGTTAAGGAAGTTCTTCGACCGACCAGGGGACAGAAAACGGTATTGGTGGCAGTGGGAAACTCTCTGCGGCGCGACGATGGGGTGGGAGTTTACATCGGGGAACGTGTAAAAAAGTATGATTCGCCCTTCTATTCTGTGGTCTTAGCCGGTTTTACTCCGGAGCGGGTGTTTGACGAGATTCTCCAGGAAAACCCGGCTAAGGTTATATTCATCGATGCAGCATCTTTTGGAGGAAGACCGGGAGAGGTTCGGGTTCTTAAGGAAGGAGAAGTTGTGGCCACCACCCTGAGCACTCATACCTTTCCGCTTCCGGTTATAGCGCGTATCGTGGCGGAAGAAACCGGGTGTCCGGTTTTCTTCGTGGGGATTCAACCCCAGGATGTCTCTTTTGGTGAGGGACTCACCGAGGCGGTGTATGAAGCCGCGCAGGCTATCCTGAATTACTTTGAGGAGGTTATACAAAGTGCATGA
- a CDS encoding hydrogenase maturation nickel metallochaperone HypA: MHELRLVRELLEDLLQRGEEEGMQRVTKIELRIGGLAEIEPEIVRHFFTEFSQGTILEGAELVIEESPIRELRLLGFEGE, from the coding sequence GTGCATGAGCTTCGCCTGGTTCGGGAACTCTTAGAGGACCTCCTGCAGCGGGGAGAGGAGGAAGGAATGCAGCGGGTCACCAAAATAGAGCTTCGTATTGGTGGGCTTGCGGAGATTGAGCCAGAGATTGTGCGCCACTTTTTTACCGAGTTTTCCCAGGGGACGATTCTTGAGGGGGCAGAGTTGGTCATTGAGGAAAGCCCGATTCGAGAACTTCGCCTTTTGGGATTCGAAGGAGAGTAA
- a CDS encoding radical SAM protein — protein MCYAIPGQVVALDGRLATIEYFGERKKAYNEIPSLQIGDFVYAQGGFVIKIIPQEEALDILATWKETFFELQEVDLRLSRLAAKKESVATKTLRILDKALEERPLAREELLSLLCLETPQEREYLYKVANFLRWKNLGNGACVHGVLEISSFCHRNCGYCGLSLHNRGLSRYRMTEEEILAAVHEAVEVYGFQSLVLQSGEDPGRSLDDLVHIIHAIQERYSMLIFVSFGEIGLEALEKLYDAGARGVLLRFETGNPALYARLHPGYALQSRLAHLEKAMELGYLVATGGLIGFPGQTPEDVVEDILLTKSLAAEMYSFGPFIPHPATPLAFSSIPPSSLVLNTLAVARLVDPKNAKILVTTAFETLDPQAARLGLLAGANSLMLNVTPLSFRFRYTIYPHRAHERETIEEQIIATLSLLRSLGRAPTDLGVSIS, from the coding sequence ATGTGCTATGCCATTCCTGGTCAGGTGGTCGCACTTGATGGACGTTTGGCCACCATCGAGTACTTTGGAGAACGTAAGAAAGCGTACAACGAGATACCCTCTTTGCAGATAGGGGATTTTGTATACGCCCAGGGAGGATTTGTCATCAAGATAATTCCGCAGGAAGAAGCCCTGGATATCCTTGCCACGTGGAAAGAAACCTTTTTTGAACTCCAGGAGGTAGACCTCCGTCTGAGCCGCCTTGCTGCCAAAAAGGAAAGTGTCGCTACAAAGACGCTCCGTATTCTCGATAAAGCTCTGGAGGAGCGTCCTCTTGCACGGGAAGAGCTCCTGAGCCTTCTTTGCCTTGAAACACCTCAGGAGCGGGAATACCTGTACAAGGTAGCGAATTTCTTGCGCTGGAAAAATCTTGGAAACGGGGCCTGTGTCCATGGAGTTTTGGAGATTTCCAGTTTCTGCCACCGTAACTGTGGGTACTGCGGGCTTTCTTTGCACAACCGGGGTCTTTCCCGCTACCGCATGACGGAGGAGGAAATTCTTGCTGCGGTTCATGAGGCAGTCGAAGTATACGGGTTCCAGTCGTTGGTTCTCCAGAGCGGTGAAGACCCGGGGAGATCTCTCGATGACCTTGTCCACATCATCCACGCCATTCAGGAACGTTACTCGATGCTCATTTTTGTGAGCTTTGGAGAGATTGGGCTTGAAGCGCTTGAAAAGCTCTACGATGCTGGAGCTCGAGGGGTGCTGCTTCGTTTCGAAACCGGTAATCCTGCCCTCTACGCGAGGCTCCATCCCGGATACGCTCTTCAATCTCGTTTAGCGCACCTTGAAAAAGCCATGGAACTTGGGTACCTTGTAGCCACGGGGGGATTAATTGGGTTTCCCGGGCAGACTCCTGAGGATGTTGTTGAGGATATTCTCCTTACCAAGTCCCTTGCAGCGGAGATGTATAGTTTTGGTCCCTTTATTCCGCATCCAGCTACTCCTCTTGCTTTTTCCTCAATACCTCCGTCCTCTCTGGTCCTCAATACTCTGGCGGTGGCTCGTCTTGTGGACCCCAAAAATGCCAAGATTCTCGTCACCACGGCCTTCGAAACCCTTGACCCTCAAGCGGCTCGGCTCGGTCTTCTGGCTGGAGCCAATTCCCTGATGCTCAATGTGACTCCCCTCTCCTTTCGTTTCCGGTATACCATTTATCCC